From a region of the Cucumis sativus cultivar 9930 chromosome 6, Cucumber_9930_V3, whole genome shotgun sequence genome:
- the LOC101220597 gene encoding protein root UVB sensitive 3 isoform X2, which yields MLSTQALLSAIGVGEQSATVIGATFQWFLRDLTGMLGGILFTFYQGSNLDSNAKMWRLVADFMNDLGMLMDLVSPLFPSAFMLIVCLGSLSRSFTGVASGATRAALTQHFALQNNAADISAKEGSQETVATMIGMAIGMLLARITMGCPLAIWLSFLSLTMFHMYANYKAVCCLSLTSLNPQRCSIALQHYIQTAEVLSPQQVSMMEHVLPAWASSWSLRSIKLIHTRVRLGARISSLHHTEIKELLHLAGANNNDKQEKYLLVERKETISVIVQKDATANDIFQSFVHALVMAYVPDQESRYFESMSWMDKHYECFIEKLKISGWKTDRLLSPSVCWRANWGSRKID from the exons ATGCTCTCTACCCAA GCTCTCCTGAGTGCCATTGGGGTTGGAGAGCAATCAGCAACTGTCATTGGTGCTACATTTCAG TGGTTTTTAAGGGATTTAACTGGAATGCTTGGAGGCATCTTATTCACATTTTACCAG GGATCTAATCTGGACAGCAATGCCAAAATGTGGCGCTTGGTTGCAGATTTCATGAATGATCTTG GTATGTTGATGGACCTTGTTTCCCCCTTGTTTCCTTCAGCATTTATGCTTATCGTTTGCTTGGGGAGCTTGTCAAGATCATTCA CCGGTGTGGCAAGTGGAGCTACTAGAGCTGCTTTAACACAACATTTTGCCCTTCAGAATAATGCTGCTGATATATCTGCCAAG GAAGGAAGTCAAGAAACAGTAGCAACAATGATAGGCATGGCGATTGGTATGCTTCTTGCTCGTATCACCATGGGATGCCCACTGGCCATCTGGCTTTCTTTTCTGTCCCTCACAATGTTTCATATGTACG CAAATTACAAGGCTGTTTGTTGCCTTTCCTTGACTTCACTCAACCCTCAGAGGTGTTCGATTGCCTTGCAGCATTATATTCAGACTGCCGAAG TTCTCTCTCCTCAACAGGTTTCTATGATGGAGCATGTTTTACCCGCATGGGCTTCATCATGGAGTTTAAGGAGCATTAAGTTAATCCATACACGTGTACGGTTAGGAGCGAGGATCTCTTCTCTTCATCACACAGAAAT AAAGGAGCTGTTGCATTTGGCAGGTGCTAATAATAACGATAAACAAG AGAAGTACCTTCTAGTGGAGAGGAAGGAAACTATCAGTGTTATTGTGCAAAAAGATGCAACTGCTAATGACATCTTCCAATCATTCGTTCATGCACTTGTTATGGCTTATGTTCCTGATCAGGAGTCCAGATATTTTGAAAGCATGTCATGGATGGATAAACATTATGAATGTTTTATTGAAAAG CTGAAGATATCAGGGTGGAAAACAGATCGTCTACTTTCTCCTTCTGTTTGTTGGAGAGCAAACTGGGGGTCTAGGAAAATCGATTGA
- the LOC101220597 gene encoding protein root UVB sensitive 3 isoform X3, whose protein sequence is MGGKNFQSEVILEEYNGSSSSELRKTAIISASPSLLIQRSGSRFRLVWRRFFDAFVPEGFPSSVTPDYVPFQIWDSLQGLSTYIRTMLSTQALLSAIGVGEQSATVIGATFQWFLRDLTGMLGGILFTFYQGSNLDSNAKMWRLVADFMNDLGMLMDLVSPLFPSAFMLIVCLGSLSRSFTGVASGATRAALTQHFALQNNAADISAKEGSQETVATMIGMAIGMLLARITMGCPLAIWLSFLSLTMFHMYANYKAVCCLSLTSLNPQRCSIALQHYIQTAEVLSPQQVSMMEHVLPAWASSWSLRSIKLIHTRVRLGARISSLHHTEIP, encoded by the exons ATGGGTgggaaaaattttcaatcagAAGTGATACTGGAAGAATATAATGGTTCTTCTTCGTCGGAGCTTCGGAAGACTGCCATTATATCCGCTTCTCCTTCCCTCCTCATTCAGAG ATCTGGTTCCCGTTTCAGACTTGTGTGGAGACGATTCTTTGACGCGTTTGTACCGGAG GGGTTTCCTAGTAGTGTGACCCCCGATTATGttccttttcaaatatggGACTCATTGCAG GGTCTATCAACATACATTCGGACCATGCTCTCTACCCAA GCTCTCCTGAGTGCCATTGGGGTTGGAGAGCAATCAGCAACTGTCATTGGTGCTACATTTCAG TGGTTTTTAAGGGATTTAACTGGAATGCTTGGAGGCATCTTATTCACATTTTACCAG GGATCTAATCTGGACAGCAATGCCAAAATGTGGCGCTTGGTTGCAGATTTCATGAATGATCTTG GTATGTTGATGGACCTTGTTTCCCCCTTGTTTCCTTCAGCATTTATGCTTATCGTTTGCTTGGGGAGCTTGTCAAGATCATTCA CCGGTGTGGCAAGTGGAGCTACTAGAGCTGCTTTAACACAACATTTTGCCCTTCAGAATAATGCTGCTGATATATCTGCCAAG GAAGGAAGTCAAGAAACAGTAGCAACAATGATAGGCATGGCGATTGGTATGCTTCTTGCTCGTATCACCATGGGATGCCCACTGGCCATCTGGCTTTCTTTTCTGTCCCTCACAATGTTTCATATGTACG CAAATTACAAGGCTGTTTGTTGCCTTTCCTTGACTTCACTCAACCCTCAGAGGTGTTCGATTGCCTTGCAGCATTATATTCAGACTGCCGAAG TTCTCTCTCCTCAACAGGTTTCTATGATGGAGCATGTTTTACCCGCATGGGCTTCATCATGGAGTTTAAGGAGCATTAAGTTAATCCATACACGTGTACGGTTAGGAGCGAGGATCTCTTCTCTTCATCACACAGAAAT tccataa
- the LOC101221858 gene encoding 14-3-3-like protein GF14 iota, protein MSSAEKERETQVYMAKLAEQAERYDEMVECMKNIAKLDLELTVEERNLLSVGYKNVIGARRASWRIMSSIEQKEESKGNENIVKLIKGYRQKVEEELTKICGDILSIIDKHLVPHSSSAEATVFYYKMKGDYYRYLAEFKTDQDRKEAADQSLKGYEAASGTANTELPSTHPIRLGLALNFSVFYYEIMNSPERACHLAKQAFDEAIAELDTLSEESYKDSTLIMQLLRDNLTLWTSDLPEDGGDENFKAEESKPAEPEAQQGK, encoded by the exons ATGTCTTCCGCcgagaaggaaagagagaccCAGGTTTACATGGCCAAACTCGCCGAGCAGGCCGAACGCTATGACG AAATGGTTGAGTGTATGAAGAATATTGCAAAACTTGACCTCGAACTAACTGTAGAGGAGAGGAACCTTCTTTCTGTGGGGTACAAAAATGTCATAGGTGCACGACGAGCCTCTTGGCGCATCATGTCTTCGATTGAGCAGAAAGAGGAGTCTAAGGGGAATGAGAACATTGTAAAATTGATAAAGGGTTACCGCCAAAAAGTGGAGGAGGAGCTTACAAAGATTTGTGGTGATATTCTCTCTATCATTGACAAGCATCTAGTCCCTCATTCATCCTCTGCAGAAGCCACTGTTTTCTACTACAAGAT GAAAGGTGACTACTATCGTTATCTTGCTGAGTTCAAGACAGATCAAGATAGAAAAGAGGCTGCTGATCAGTCGTTGAAGGGATATGAg GCTGCATCAGGCACTGCTAATACCGAACTCCCATCAACCCACCCAATCCGTCTTGGCCTTGCCCTCAACTTTTCTGTCTTCTACTATGAGATTATGAATTCTCCTGAGAG AGCTTGCCATTTGGCTAAACAAGCTTTTGATGAGGCAATTGCAGAGTTGGATACCTTGAGTGAGGAATCATACAAGGACAGCACTCTGATCATGCAGCTGTTGAGAGACAATCTCACCCTCTGGACCTCCGATTTGCCTGAAGATGGCG GTGACGAAAACTTCAAAGCTGAGGAATCCAAACCTGCTGAACCTGAG GCCCAGCAAGGCAAATGA
- the LOC101220367 gene encoding probable inactive purple acid phosphatase 1 has translation MRFLGFVCLGILWILATLHQVKSHGNHPFSKIAIRKTTFALNKHANVKASPSVLGLKGENTEWVTLEYSSPDPSSDDWIGVFSPANFSSSTCPVENPRVYPPLLCSAPIKFLFANYTNANYKTTGRGLLKLQLINQRADFSFALFSGGLSKPKVVAISNRVTFANPDAPLYPRLAQGKNWNEMTVTWTSGYGIDEAEPLVAWSQNGKDLMQSPAGTLTFDRNSMCGAPARTEGWRDPGFIHTSFLKELWPNQEYTYKLGHKLNNGTYIWSSTYKFKASPYPGQNSLQRVVIFGDMGKDEADGSNEYNNFQRGSLNTTRQLIEDLKNIDIVFHIGDICYANGYLSQWDQFTAQIGPIASTVPYMIASGNHERDWPGSGSFYDTMDSGGECGVVAQNMFYVPAENREKFWYATDYGMFRFCVANTELDWREGTEQYKFIEHCLSSVDRQKQPWLIFLAHRVLGYSSCTFYAEQGSSSEPMGRESLQSLWQKYKVDLAIYGHVHSYERTCPIYQNICTNEKKHYYKGPLNGTIHVVAGGGGASLSPFISLQTKWSIFRDYDYGFVKLTAFDHSNLLFEYKKSSDGKVYDSFRISRDYRDILACAVDSCPRTTLAS, from the exons ATGAGATTTTTGGGATTTGTCTGCCTTGGAATATTATGGATTCTAGCGACACTGCATCAAGTCAAATCACATGGAAACCATCCTTTCTCGAAAATTGCCATTCGTAAAACTACATTCGCCCTTAATAAACATGCTAATGTTAAAGCCTCTCCATCGGTTCTTGGATTGAAG GGGGAGAATACAGAATGGGTGACGCTGGAGTATAGTTCTCCAGACCCGTCCTCTGATGATTGGATTGGAGTATTTTCTCCAGCCAATTTCAG TTCTTCTACCTGCCCCGTAGAGAATCCAAGAGTATATCCACCATTGTTGTGTTCAGCACCTATTAAG TTTCTGTTTGCAAATTACACAAATGCCAATTACAAAACTACTGGACGAGGGCTTTTGAAACTTCAGCTGATAAACCAGAGAGCAGACTTCTCTTTCGCATTATTTTCTGGTGGTTTATCAAAA CCAAAGGTGGTGGCAATATCAAACCGTGTAACTTTTGCAAATCCTGATGCACCACTTTACCCACGCTTGGCACAAGGGAAAAATTGGAATGAA ATGACTGTAACATGGACAAGTGGATATGGTATTGATGAGGCCGAACCTTTGGTTGCATGGAGCCAAAATGGAAAAGACCTTATGCAATCCCCAGCCGGGACACTGACTTTTGATCGTAACAGCATGTGTG gtGCACCTGCAAGGACAGAGGGATGGCGAGACCCTGGATTTATACATACCAGTTTTCTCAAGGAATTATGGCCCAACCAAGA GTATACATACAAGTTGGGGCATAAATTAAACAACGGCACATATATTTGGAGCTCAACATACAAATTCAAAGCCTCGCCTTATCCCGGTCAAAACTCGTTACAAAgagttgtcatttttggtgaCATGGGAAAG GATGAAGCTGATGGCTCTAATGAATACAACAATTTCCAACGTGGCTCTCTCAATACTACTAGACAACTTATAGaggatttgaaaaatattgacaTAGTTTTCCACATTGGAGATATATGTTATGCAAATGGATATCTTTCACAGTGGGATCAGTTTACAGCACAGATTGGACCAATTGCATCAACAGTGCCTTACATGATTGCTAG TGGTAATCACGAGCGTGACTGGCCAGGGAGTGGATCCTTCTATGACACCATGGATTCAGGGGGAGAATGTGGTGTAGTGGctcaaaatatgttttatgtCCCTGCTGAGAATCGGGAAAAGTTTTG GTATGCCACAGACTACGGTATGTTTCGCTTCTGCGTAGCCAACACAGAGCTTGACTGGAGAGAGGGAACAGAGCAATATAAATTCATTGAGCACTGTCTATCATCTGTTGATAGGCAAAAGCAACCATGGCTGATTTTTCTGGCACATCGTGTGTTGGGTTACTCTTCATGCACTTTCTATGCTGAACAAGGATCATCTTCAGAACCAATGGGCCGCGAGAGCCTTCAAAGTCTTTGGCAGAAATATAAGGTCGATCTTGCTATATATGGCCATGTGCATAGTTACGAGAGAACATGTCCCATCTACCAG AATATTTGTACCAATGAGAAGAAACACTACTATAAGGGCCCCTTGAATGGAACAATTCATGTTGTTGCTGGTGGGGGAGGAGCAAGCCTTTCACCATTTATCTCACTCCAAACCAAATGGAGTATTTTTAGAGATTATGATTATGGATTTGTCAAGCTTACTGCATTTGACCATTCAAACCTCTTGTTTGAGTACAAGAAGAGCAGTGATGGGAAGGTTTATGATTCTTTCAGAATATCAAGGGATTACAGAGACATTTTAGCATGTGCAGTTGATAGCTGTCCCAGAACAACATTGGCATCGTAA
- the LOC101220597 gene encoding protein root UVB sensitive 3 isoform X1 — protein MGGKNFQSEVILEEYNGSSSSELRKTAIISASPSLLIQRSGSRFRLVWRRFFDAFVPEGFPSSVTPDYVPFQIWDSLQGLSTYIRTMLSTQALLSAIGVGEQSATVIGATFQWFLRDLTGMLGGILFTFYQGSNLDSNAKMWRLVADFMNDLGMLMDLVSPLFPSAFMLIVCLGSLSRSFTGVASGATRAALTQHFALQNNAADISAKEGSQETVATMIGMAIGMLLARITMGCPLAIWLSFLSLTMFHMYANYKAVCCLSLTSLNPQRCSIALQHYIQTAEVLSPQQVSMMEHVLPAWASSWSLRSIKLIHTRVRLGARISSLHHTEIKELLHLAGANNNDKQEKYLLVERKETISVIVQKDATANDIFQSFVHALVMAYVPDQESRYFESMSWMDKHYECFIEKLKISGWKTDRLLSPSVCWRANWGSRKID, from the exons ATGGGTgggaaaaattttcaatcagAAGTGATACTGGAAGAATATAATGGTTCTTCTTCGTCGGAGCTTCGGAAGACTGCCATTATATCCGCTTCTCCTTCCCTCCTCATTCAGAG ATCTGGTTCCCGTTTCAGACTTGTGTGGAGACGATTCTTTGACGCGTTTGTACCGGAG GGGTTTCCTAGTAGTGTGACCCCCGATTATGttccttttcaaatatggGACTCATTGCAG GGTCTATCAACATACATTCGGACCATGCTCTCTACCCAA GCTCTCCTGAGTGCCATTGGGGTTGGAGAGCAATCAGCAACTGTCATTGGTGCTACATTTCAG TGGTTTTTAAGGGATTTAACTGGAATGCTTGGAGGCATCTTATTCACATTTTACCAG GGATCTAATCTGGACAGCAATGCCAAAATGTGGCGCTTGGTTGCAGATTTCATGAATGATCTTG GTATGTTGATGGACCTTGTTTCCCCCTTGTTTCCTTCAGCATTTATGCTTATCGTTTGCTTGGGGAGCTTGTCAAGATCATTCA CCGGTGTGGCAAGTGGAGCTACTAGAGCTGCTTTAACACAACATTTTGCCCTTCAGAATAATGCTGCTGATATATCTGCCAAG GAAGGAAGTCAAGAAACAGTAGCAACAATGATAGGCATGGCGATTGGTATGCTTCTTGCTCGTATCACCATGGGATGCCCACTGGCCATCTGGCTTTCTTTTCTGTCCCTCACAATGTTTCATATGTACG CAAATTACAAGGCTGTTTGTTGCCTTTCCTTGACTTCACTCAACCCTCAGAGGTGTTCGATTGCCTTGCAGCATTATATTCAGACTGCCGAAG TTCTCTCTCCTCAACAGGTTTCTATGATGGAGCATGTTTTACCCGCATGGGCTTCATCATGGAGTTTAAGGAGCATTAAGTTAATCCATACACGTGTACGGTTAGGAGCGAGGATCTCTTCTCTTCATCACACAGAAAT AAAGGAGCTGTTGCATTTGGCAGGTGCTAATAATAACGATAAACAAG AGAAGTACCTTCTAGTGGAGAGGAAGGAAACTATCAGTGTTATTGTGCAAAAAGATGCAACTGCTAATGACATCTTCCAATCATTCGTTCATGCACTTGTTATGGCTTATGTTCCTGATCAGGAGTCCAGATATTTTGAAAGCATGTCATGGATGGATAAACATTATGAATGTTTTATTGAAAAG CTGAAGATATCAGGGTGGAAAACAGATCGTCTACTTTCTCCTTCTGTTTGTTGGAGAGCAAACTGGGGGTCTAGGAAAATCGATTGA